In Solenopsis invicta isolate M01_SB chromosome 13, UNIL_Sinv_3.0, whole genome shotgun sequence, one DNA window encodes the following:
- the LOC105202945 gene encoding lipase 3: protein MKFILFALVIVMTFLEGKSLFWQDISFLYNKFLNFVIPKDFDLIRVRKIDPTKRINNAEVLDFIGLVGQYNYPAEEHNVTTEDGYNLVIHRIPESPLLNNKKKKKVVFILHGIMLSSDNWVLYGPGKDLAFLLADQGYDVWIGNMRGNTYCRSHANMTVYDPKFWQYSFHEVGTKDLPAMFDYIFNHTKQKDLYYIGYSMGGTSLFVLLSIKPEYNTKIKMAICLAPPVFHMEATFTVKEMFNRLPILKEILGKHEIYDFAPQSLTTVTVARMLCNDNAITQVICIAVFFFIAGPDPKQLNTTTLPDIISHCPAGTSIQTLEHYHQNMLMNDFRNYDYGIAENYKRYKQEMPPRYDLKKVTAPIILFSAENDMLVPEKNILELSKHLPNVLLTEKVPYKFFNHLDFMWAIDAKSLVYDRMLELIQKFDTN from the exons ATGAAATTCATTCTATTTGCGCTTGTAATTGTTATGACATTCTTAGAAGGAAAATCGCTTTTCTGGCAGGATATATCATTTCTTTACaacaaatttctaaattttgttattCCTAAGGATTTTGATTTAATAAGAGTAAGAAAAATCGATCCAACCAAAAGAATAAACAATGCAGAAGTATTGGATTTC attggCCTGGTAGGACAATATAATTATCCCGCGGAAGAGCACAACGTTACAACAGAAGATGGTTACAATTTAGTAATACATAGGATACCTGAAAGTCCATTgttgaataacaaaaaaaagaaaaaagttgtatTTATCTTACACGGTATTATGCTTTCATCTGACAACTGGGTGCTGTATGGTCCTGGCAAAGACCTTG CATTCTTATTAGCAGATCAAGGATATGATGTGTGGATTGGAAATATGAGAGGAAATACTTATTGCAGATCTCATGCAAATATGACAGTATACGATCCTAAATTCTGGCAATATag cTTTCATGAAGTTGGAACAAAAGATTTGCCGGCTATGTTTGATTACATCTTTAATCATACAAAACAAAAAGATTTGTATTATATCGGTTATTCGATGGGAGGTACTTCGTTATTTGTTCTTCTGTCAATAAAACCGGaatacaatacaaaaataaaaatggctaTTTGTCTGGCTCCACCTGTTTTTCATATGGAAGCAACATTTACagttaaagaaatgtttaacAGGCTACCAATACTGAAG GAAATTTTAGGTAAACATGAAATATACGATTTTGCACCTCAATCTTTAACGACTGTTACAGTAGCAAGAATGTTATGTAATGATAATGCGATAACTCAGGTTATTTGCATCGCTGTATTCTTCTTTATCGCTGGTCCTGATCCAAAACAACTTAATACT ACAACCCTACCAGATATAATTTCTCATTGTCCAGCCGGCACTTCTATACAAACATTGGAGCATTATCACCAAAACATGCTAATGA ATGACTTTCGAAACTATGATTATGGAATAGCTGAAAATTATAAGCGATATAAACAGGAAATGCCTCCACGTTATGATCTCAAAAAGGTTACTGCtccgataattttattttccgcAGAAAATGATATGTTAGTTCCAGAAAAG aaTATACTTGAACTTAGTAAACATTTACCAAACGTTCTTCTTACTGAGAAGGTCCCATATAAATTCTTCAATCATCTTGATTTTATGTGGGCAATCGACGCAAAAAGCCTTGTATACGATCGTATGTTAGAACTAATTCAAAAGTTTGACACTaactaa